The Corythoichthys intestinalis isolate RoL2023-P3 chromosome 2, ASM3026506v1, whole genome shotgun sequence DNA segment GAACAACTATTATCCATCTGTATCTCTGTATTGGAGTAATTGGAGGTAATCAAACTTTTCTAAAGAGTCCCAAAGGTTGTCTAAAGGGTTAGTTGTTAAGGAGTATGGAAATGGTcttattaatattttaatacATATGTCATTATAAATCTATCTACATATAGTACGTGCCAAGTTTTATAGGAATGCTACTAAACCTTCTCAGCTCATTACCCAATCGAAACGTTTTTCTTTCATAGATTACTATCTTTTGAATCGACATTTGTTTTATGCTCTATGATTGACGAACTCAGTTGTAAAGATGGCAAATACTTTTTCAGAGAACTGTTTACAGTTGTGATGAAAATCCAGGccttttaaataattaattctCAGATCATTCAGATGATTTtagacaatgctgaaaatcattACCTAAATGTGTCCTTACTTAGATGGAGAATACGTGATTTATAAAACAATACATGTGTATTATGCTAGTTCTGTAAAATGCAACATAATAGAACAAATCTTCACAATATTGCTTTTGTGTGGTGCAATTTGGGAAAGCAGTGCTCATAAAAATCTCATCATGCAAACATTGAGTGGTCTTAATAGTAGAAAAAGATGTCATTATTTGCAGTCTGGTGCCATATCTTGACATGAAGCCATCTTTACCATCTACTGTATTATTCATGGTGTGCTAATTAACCCTTGTGTAATTTCCACAGGTTTCGGCCTCGCTTTTAATCTCCAGCCCGCTCTGACTATCATTGGAACCTACTTCCATGTGAAGAGGCCGTTGGCAAACGGACTGGCGATGACAGGAAGTCCGGTGGTCCTTTTTACACTGGCCCCGCTCAATCAGTTTCTCTTTGATTCTTTTGGCTGGAGAGGAAGCTTCATGATCCTGGGAGCCATTGTTTTGAACTGCTGTGTTGCCGGTTCGCTGATGAGACCCGTCAACAAAAAAGTCCAAGTTGAACTAAAAAGCGAGCTGCACGAAAGTAATGGAGGAGAGGAAGTCCCCACAGATCACCAACAAACAGTTGAAGTCCAAAATGAAAGTGATAAAAAGGGCTGCATCCATAGGTTTATAGATGTTTCACTTTTCAAACACAGGGGATTCATGATTTACCTTGTCGGTAATGTGGTCATGTTTTTTGGCCTTTTTGCACCCATAGTTTTCCTAGCTCCGTATGCCAAACATTTAGGTGTCGATGAATATTCAGCAGCAttcctgctctccatttttgcTCTTGTGGACATGTTTGTCAGACCAGCGACTGGATTAATTGGAAACATGAAAGGGATCCGACCCAGGATTCagtatttattcagtttttctGTTTCCTACAATGGTGTGTGCCACCTTCTGTGCCCTCTTGCAACTGGATACGTTGGCCTGGTCATTTACGCTGTCTTTTTTGGGATGGCGTTCGGAATGGTGTGTTCTCTGCTGTTCGAAGTGTTGATGGACCTCGTGGGAGCTCATCGCTTCTCCAGCGCTGTCGGACTCGTCACAATTATCGAGTGCGGCCCGGTGCTTCTCGGACCTCCTCTTTCAGGTTCGGAACTGAACAACCCCTGTGAATACATTAGATTGAAGTGACAACTTTGTGACGAGTTTATCTTATTTTTCAGGAGCTTTGGTTGATGTTTTTGGGgactacaaatacatgtactatGCCTGTggtgtgttgatgttggtgccaggcatattttttttcatcatgcATTACTTCAACTACAAGAGGCTGGACGAAGAGCAGAGACAGCAGCGCTCAGCGGAGATGATGATGTGTGAAGAAGTCGTGCACCTGAGAATAAACCAGGAAGGACAGAGCTGAATTGGATGATGGCTATTATGTGAGGACTCTACCTCAGATTTAACTTATagattaatatttttattttgtgtgtggCCGCTTTATCTCTTTGGAGGCAGGTTTCAAATAACGCACCATGCCCATCCAGTGTGTGCGCGTACACCGTAAATGTGTTTGTAGGTCATTAATGAATCTGTTACAGCTAGATGGCAGCAGATACCAACATGTAAAATTGACCAATGTGTACTAGAAAAGTATTTTGTATTGTTAAACAAAGAGGCTGAAATCTCTTCTCTATGCTATAATTTAAGTTTTTCTCATCTTATCATATTTGTAAACACTTTCCATATATGACGTATTTAATAGATTGATCTGACACAACGGGCTAAAATAGTGTAAAAATATGCATCGTAATTTTCTATGAATATATTAAAACTTTTAACATTATTTTATAGAAGTGTTTCATATACACCTGATTTCACAAGCATAGAGTGAGGTACTATCaagaaaatatatttaacaatgtaTTACTTGAAAtgtattgtattgtactgtAACATATTGTAATAGATATTTTACATAGAATTACTGAATATTACAATAGtatttttgttaaaatttgTTTATTTGGAGTAGGACTGTAatgcattaattgcaattaaataattacaaacgatttaacttttttcttttttttttaatgtattttagtcGCATGTTATATTCTAATTACGGAACCGAAATATTTTCCAAACACTGATTAAACTGACGTATGCATCAACTCAGGTAATGGCTGTGGAAAATGTGAAATCCAACAAAATGAATGTTTCATCTAAAAGAAGAcagttattaaaaaatgtggtttTGTGCAAAATTCTGTGTATGTGATGGTTATTATAAAATTCATCCATGGAATTATGGGTTGAAATGGTAAGTCAAAATATGTTTTCAAATGAAATTAGTTTGTGGTGAAAAGAAGGTCAGGGACCACTGTTTTTGCCAATGTTACTTGAAGTTTTAGGCCTCCCAAATTATTATTTATAGAAGAAAAATGTGCACTTTATGATCTTTTCTtgactttcattttttaaaaaataccatTTAATACCATCTTAAAATGGCCCTTTAAAGTacatccatccgtccgtccgtccgtccgtccgtccatccatccatcatcttccgcttgttccggggtcgggtcgtgggggcagcagctttaacagggaagcccagacttccctctccccagccacttcaaccagctcctctggcgggatcccaaggcattcccaggccagccgagagacatagtctccccagcgtgtcctgggccgtccccggggcctcctgccggtgggacatgcccggaacacctctcaagggaggcgtccagaaggcatccgaaccagatgcccgagccacctcagctggctcctctctacgtggaggagtagcggctcgacgccgagtccctcccggatgaccgagcttctcaccctatctctaagggtgagcccggacaccctgcggaggaaactcatttcggctgcttgtatccgggatctaagtacatgtgaaaaaagcataaaaaaatcttaaataacatttcatgtgaattggaatcatattttgagactattcgactgtatacaacaatttggcaaagcgcagatgatgagaaattagttttttaatctgccgtttagcccctgcctgtcattattgCGCTCTAGCGTTCCTAGCTGGAGGATGAGATGATGGGGAATTAGTTtttaaatctgccgtttagcccctgcctgtcattattgCGCTCTAGCATTCCTAGCTGGAGGATGAGATGATGGGGAATTAGTTtttaaatctgccgtttagcccctgcctgtcattataccgctctagcgtccctagctggaggatgacgtcgacagggtcacgatttcatctgatttagaagtcagcccattgagggggaaatattcagaacgaggaaaatcggaagaaaagagcagcaaaatttcattgtttcaatctctctactccaatatttttacgggatattctttttgtctaagaatttttttcccaattaccaaataaatggtatggtcatgacgaataagtcttgtgctaaatggaatatgaaatattaaaaatgcatttattcagtacgacatgacaAAATTACTCCCTaaaggtcaaaactgtcgatttCTTGCACCTCTTGACCGaaagatattttatgccaccggagttagtcccaggaggtgtgacagctagcctacattttaacccaaaccgagtggcagtcttattctcacctttcgaagcaaaaaaaatcacacaaaactacccaggatcatatcacacggcggcgcggttgttgattgtcttcaccaaaCGGCAACCCCCCCCGGcaacgagcaagttacagcacaGCATTCCTCTGCTGTGGGCAGGATAGctctgccggggaagcagctggagccagacaaaccggccgacggagGAGCGCATTGCTGCCCGAGCCtaacccgaggatagtggtctattgccaggcacacgaagagggcagagcgggctggaagtctggacgatatggagaaccgcacaagcataagccgagtataacgctctcccggcgggcacgcgaagaggaccgaggggtgtgtgcgacaagccgccggttggccacaaaatgcaagtcatatccgttttaaaatgtgtgccaagaTCCCAGTATTCGAcacaatacaaaacacaatgcttactcTCTTccccgtaagtccaatggtcccacagttgtcggacttgttttggtcaatctcggggtgaacgggaactttttgaaacctaaaaaggctcacacacctctccctggtgcagcaacaactcTGCAGCACATATGGCTGGCGTGACGTGAAAAATATGTGaaacaatcctcaaactcagctgaatccgcagtccatctgcatgttaTAAAGCAGTGCTGTATTgtaagatgctgacccgggtgacgtcacattcgcattcgtcctcaacCTGAGACTGCGGCCGGAaggcactcattttcatggcacaggattaaaaaaattgaataaataaaacgatcgcttccatccacatccaagcagtccatttcattcaggagcataaaataccgcgtgaaatatgaaataaacatgctttttactgtcAAAGGCACTTTAACTTCAGATCTTTTCAGTTTACAAATGTAGTTTTTTGGGACAAATATTGCTATGCAGTTTTTACAAAATGTGATTAATCTAGATTGAAAAATTACACATCCTTAAatctaataatagtaataattcaTAAtagtaatttaatttaaaatttttaacttaATAATTTAAGTCACTCTCTTTTTAGGTAACTATACAGCgtatatatacaggtatatacataataaaaatcgttgtctcgcccacccgggcggtatggtctccCCTTtgaagctcgggtcctctaccagaggcctgggagcttgagggttctgcgcaggatcttagctgtccctaggattgcgctcttctgaacggagatgtcggacgttgttcctggtatctgttggagccatgcacccagcttggaggttactgcccctagtgtcctaATCACTACATgcaccactgttgccttcactccccacattttcttcaactcttccttcaaccctggatatttctccagcttttcgtgttctttttttcctgatgttgcgaTCACTcaggattgctacatctatcactactgctgtcttctgatgtttatccaccaccactatgtccggctggttggccatcaccagtttgtctgtctggatctggaagtcccacaggatcttggcttggttgttctcgaccacctttggaGGTGTCGCTCACCTTGACTccggggtctccagtccgtactcggcacagatgttcctgtacactatgcctgctacctggttctGTCGTTCCATGCATGCCTTGCTtgccagcatcttacaccctgctgtgatgtgctggacggTCTCAGGGacctctttgcatagcctgcacctggggtcctgtctggtgtgatagacccctGCCTCTATTTATCTtgtgtttagggcctgttcttgtgctgccatgatcagtgcctccgtgctgtctttcagcctggccttttccagccac contains these protein-coding regions:
- the slc16a7 gene encoding monocarboxylate transporter 2 isoform X1, coding for MPEKPATNLGYIPPDGGWGWAIVFASFISIGFAYAFPKSLTIYYKEIQEYFSISYSQIAWVSSVMLASMYAAGPVSSILVNRYGSRPVVMVGGLMVSTAMVLASFGTTIIHLYLCIGVIGGFGLAFNLQPALTIIGTYFHVKRPLANGLAMTGSPVVLFTLAPLNQFLFDSFGWRGSFMILGAIVLNCCVAGSLMRPVNKKVQVELKSELHESNGGEEVPTDHQQTVEVQNESDKKGCIHRFIDVSLFKHRGFMIYLVGNVVMFFGLFAPIVFLAPYAKHLGVDEYSAAFLLSIFALVDMFVRPATGLIGNMKGIRPRIQYLFSFSVSYNGVCHLLCPLATGYVGLVIYAVFFGMAFGMVCSLLFEVLMDLVGAHRFSSAVGLVTIIECGPVLLGPPLSGALVDVFGDYKYMYYACGVLMLVPGIFFFIMHYFNYKRLDEEQRQQRSAEMMMCEEVVHLRINQEGQS
- the slc16a7 gene encoding monocarboxylate transporter 2 isoform X2; protein product: MPEKPATNLGYIPPDGGWGWAIVFASFISIGFAYAFPKSLTIYYKEIQEYFSISYSQIAWVSSVMLASMYAAGFGLAFNLQPALTIIGTYFHVKRPLANGLAMTGSPVVLFTLAPLNQFLFDSFGWRGSFMILGAIVLNCCVAGSLMRPVNKKVQVELKSELHESNGGEEVPTDHQQTVEVQNESDKKGCIHRFIDVSLFKHRGFMIYLVGNVVMFFGLFAPIVFLAPYAKHLGVDEYSAAFLLSIFALVDMFVRPATGLIGNMKGIRPRIQYLFSFSVSYNGVCHLLCPLATGYVGLVIYAVFFGMAFGMVCSLLFEVLMDLVGAHRFSSAVGLVTIIECGPVLLGPPLSGALVDVFGDYKYMYYACGVLMLVPGIFFFIMHYFNYKRLDEEQRQQRSAEMMMCEEVVHLRINQEGQS